In Salinisphaera sp. LB1, one genomic interval encodes:
- a CDS encoding urea amidolyase associated protein UAAP2, producing the protein MTIASNRRAENAVSRHLIDAGDHYIGPVQAGQTIRIVDVDGNEAADTLFFNADDPSERYSCMDTVREQGQVYLTTGSELRSNLNNVMLTITADTVGRHDTLGGACASESNTVRYDLEKRHMHSCRDNWMLAIANHPEYGIDKRDIAHNINFFMNVPVTADGELYFDDGISGPGKYVEMAAAMDVVVLISNCPQLNNPCSGFNPTPLEVLIWD; encoded by the coding sequence ATGACCATCGCGAGTAACCGGCGTGCCGAAAACGCCGTATCCCGCCACCTGATCGACGCCGGCGATCATTACATCGGCCCGGTCCAAGCCGGCCAGACGATCCGTATCGTCGATGTCGACGGCAACGAGGCGGCCGACACGCTGTTCTTCAATGCCGATGATCCATCCGAGCGCTATAGCTGTATGGATACGGTCCGCGAGCAGGGCCAGGTCTATCTGACCACCGGCAGCGAGCTGCGCTCCAACCTCAATAACGTGATGCTGACCATCACCGCCGATACCGTCGGTCGCCACGACACGCTCGGCGGCGCCTGTGCCAGCGAGTCCAACACGGTCCGCTACGACCTGGAAAAACGGCATATGCATTCCTGTCGCGACAACTGGATGCTGGCGATCGCCAATCATCCGGAATACGGCATCGACAAACGCGATATCGCGCACAACATCAATTTCTTCATGAATGTGCCGGTGACCGCCGACGGCGAGCTGTACTTCGACGACGGCATCTCCGGGCCCGGCAAGTATGTGGAAATGGCCGCTGCCATGGACGTGGTGGTACTGATCTCGAACTGCCCGCAGCTCAACAACCCCTGCAGCGGTTTCAATCCGACCCCGCTGGAAGTGTTGATCTGGGATTGA
- a CDS encoding cysteine hydrolase family protein yields MSQALLVIDMQRDFCEAGGYAAACGLDIALLRQPIEPTGRLIAAARQNGIAVIYTREGHRPDLADCHPAKLARSAACGASIGAHASLGRHLVRGEPGHDVVPELAPAAGDPIVDKPGYGAFYQTDLELLLQARGTTHLYVTGVTTDICVHSTLREAIDRGYECVTVADACAAADVGIHSAALGLIEGPEGPILGRVRDTATVLADWGRGQPAAASNNANQGALT; encoded by the coding sequence ATGAGCCAAGCGCTACTCGTCATCGATATGCAGCGTGATTTCTGCGAGGCCGGCGGCTATGCGGCCGCCTGCGGGCTGGATATCGCGCTGCTGAGACAGCCGATCGAACCGACCGGCCGGCTGATTGCGGCGGCGCGCCAGAACGGTATTGCCGTGATCTATACCCGGGAGGGCCATCGCCCGGATCTGGCTGACTGTCATCCGGCCAAGCTTGCGCGCAGTGCGGCCTGCGGCGCATCGATCGGTGCGCATGCCAGCCTCGGACGCCATCTGGTGCGGGGCGAGCCCGGGCATGATGTTGTGCCCGAGCTGGCCCCGGCCGCCGGCGATCCGATCGTCGACAAACCCGGCTACGGTGCTTTCTACCAGACCGATCTCGAGCTGCTCCTGCAGGCCCGGGGCACGACCCATCTGTATGTAACCGGCGTGACCACCGATATCTGCGTGCACTCGACCCTGCGCGAGGCCATCGATCGCGGCTATGAATGCGTGACCGTCGCCGATGCCTGCGCGGCCGCCGATGTGGGCATTCACAGCGCGGCCCTGGGTCTGATCGAAGGCCCCGAGGGGCCGATCCTCGGTCGGGTACGCGATACCGCGACGGTGCTGGCCGATTGGGGCAGGGGCCAGCCAGCCGCCGCTTCAAACAACGCCAATCAAGGAGCCCTGACCTGA
- a CDS encoding N-acyl homoserine lactonase family protein, whose amino-acid sequence MTGALRIRPLLTATHRYEKTVSTRGHGRGIYIDAPILAYLIETPNGRILFDVGCDYHKIATPELRARYLEPMRPTFEVPEMSQTQRIPEYLRRLSLTVADIDLVFLSHLHFDHAGGLCDVPGCEVHIHRDEVAAADTGEVSGIFADEIADRENWRIQPAEYSLAPGIRAIETPGHTAGHMSLLIELPKGPPVILCGDAADLMENLDEEIAPGYCWQDRETDAVDSIRRLKQLATSEGADLWPNHDFDFYRTLPPFPGFRE is encoded by the coding sequence ATGACAGGCGCATTACGCATCCGGCCACTGCTGACGGCCACCCATCGTTATGAAAAGACCGTGTCCACGCGCGGCCACGGCCGCGGCATCTACATCGATGCCCCCATCCTGGCTTATCTGATCGAAACGCCCAACGGCCGCATCCTGTTCGATGTCGGCTGTGACTATCACAAGATCGCGACGCCGGAACTGCGCGCGCGTTATCTGGAACCGATGCGGCCGACCTTCGAAGTGCCCGAGATGTCGCAGACCCAGCGCATCCCCGAGTATCTTCGCCGCCTGAGCCTGACGGTAGCCGATATCGATCTGGTCTTCCTCAGCCATCTGCACTTCGACCATGCCGGCGGGCTGTGCGATGTGCCCGGCTGCGAGGTGCATATTCATCGCGACGAAGTCGCGGCGGCGGACACCGGCGAGGTCAGCGGTATCTTCGCCGACGAAATCGCCGACCGTGAAAACTGGCGTATCCAGCCGGCGGAATACTCGCTTGCCCCCGGTATCCGGGCGATCGAGACCCCGGGCCATACCGCCGGCCATATGTCGTTGTTGATCGAGCTGCCCAAAGGGCCACCGGTCATCCTGTGCGGCGACGCCGCGGACCTGATGGAAAACCTGGACGAGGAAATCGCCCCGGGCTATTGCTGGCAGGATCGCGAAACCGACGCCGTCGACAGCATCCGACGGCTAAAGCAGTTGGCCACCAGCGAGGGCGCCGATCTCTGGCCCAATCACGACTTCGACTTCTATCGCACGCTACCGCCCTTTCCGGGCTTTCGTGAATGA
- the atzF gene encoding allophanate hydrolase: protein MTCRDLTQHTLHAAYRRGELTPRTLVAGLLADAAERGADPTWIRRLSADELEPYLAALDGESPDSKPLYGLPFAIKDNIDLAGIPTTAGCPAFAYVPERHAFVVEQLIAAGAIPLGKTNLDQFATGLVGERAPAEYGVPGNAFDPDYIPGGSSSGSAVATAAGQVSFALGTDTAGSGRVPACFNNLFGLKPTVGLLSNRGVVPACRSIDTVSLFALTADDAAAILDVAAVFDADCAESRHHDFAVAGQCYGQAPASFRFGVPRGEQWQTDAAYTHCMETAIGQLRALGGEPVEIDCSPMLAAAQLLYGGPWVAERYHAVRTLIEREPEALHPVTRQVIEGGRALSALDVFDAGYRLVEYKRAADRLLAAVDVMLAPTTVTHPSKAEVTAEPLAINTRLGTWTNFMNLLDYSALAVPVAIGDNGRPGGVTLFGPAFADLSLLSLARALEARLALPLGATGQARPALPALPAASDGTLEIAVCGAHLDGLALNHQLVERGGKRTAITKTAPRYRLFALTADRPPRPALIEDAETGRAIAVELWRLPMASLGSFLAGIPAPLGLGRIELVDGRSVTGFICAAGALQSQGEVIEITTYGGWRGWLASRTGQEAC, encoded by the coding sequence ATGACCTGCCGCGATCTGACCCAGCATACGCTGCATGCCGCCTATCGCCGCGGCGAACTCACCCCGAGAACGCTGGTGGCCGGGCTTCTGGCCGACGCCGCCGAGCGCGGCGCCGATCCGACCTGGATCCGGCGCTTGAGCGCCGATGAGCTCGAACCCTATCTGGCCGCGCTCGACGGCGAATCGCCGGACAGCAAGCCACTTTATGGCCTGCCGTTCGCGATCAAGGACAACATCGACCTGGCCGGCATCCCGACCACGGCAGGCTGCCCGGCGTTTGCCTATGTGCCCGAGCGGCATGCCTTCGTGGTCGAGCAGCTGATCGCGGCCGGGGCGATTCCGCTCGGCAAGACCAATCTCGATCAGTTCGCGACCGGCCTGGTTGGCGAGCGCGCCCCGGCCGAATACGGCGTGCCGGGCAATGCCTTCGATCCCGACTATATCCCGGGCGGTTCCAGCAGCGGTTCGGCGGTGGCCACCGCGGCCGGCCAGGTCAGCTTTGCGCTGGGTACCGATACCGCCGGTTCCGGCCGGGTGCCGGCCTGTTTCAACAATCTGTTCGGCCTGAAGCCCACCGTGGGATTGCTGAGCAATCGCGGGGTGGTGCCGGCTTGTCGCAGCATCGATACCGTCAGTCTATTCGCGCTGACCGCCGACGATGCGGCGGCGATTCTCGATGTGGCGGCGGTCTTCGACGCCGACTGCGCCGAGTCGCGCCACCACGATTTCGCCGTCGCCGGGCAGTGCTATGGTCAGGCGCCGGCGTCATTTCGTTTCGGTGTGCCACGGGGCGAGCAATGGCAGACCGATGCCGCTTATACCCACTGCATGGAGACGGCGATCGGTCAACTGCGCGCGCTCGGTGGCGAACCGGTCGAGATCGACTGCAGCCCGATGCTGGCGGCCGCGCAGCTGCTTTATGGCGGGCCCTGGGTCGCCGAACGCTACCATGCAGTGCGAACGCTGATCGAGCGCGAGCCCGAGGCGTTGCATCCGGTCACCCGTCAGGTGATCGAAGGCGGCCGGGCGCTGAGCGCGCTGGATGTCTTCGATGCCGGTTATCGCCTGGTCGAGTACAAGCGGGCGGCCGATCGTCTGCTGGCCGCGGTGGATGTGATGCTCGCGCCGACGACTGTGACGCATCCGAGCAAGGCCGAGGTGACCGCCGAGCCGCTGGCAATCAATACCCGGCTCGGCACGTGGACCAATTTCATGAACCTGCTCGATTACAGTGCACTGGCCGTGCCGGTCGCGATCGGCGACAACGGGCGCCCGGGCGGGGTGACGCTGTTCGGCCCGGCGTTTGCCGATCTGTCGTTGTTGAGTCTGGCGCGCGCGCTGGAAGCACGGCTGGCCCTGCCGCTCGGCGCGACCGGCCAAGCGCGCCCGGCGCTGCCAGCGTTGCCGGCGGCGAGCGATGGCACGCTCGAAATCGCGGTTTGCGGCGCTCATCTCGACGGGTTGGCCCTGAACCATCAGTTGGTGGAGCGCGGCGGCAAGCGTACGGCGATTACCAAAACCGCGCCGCGTTATCGATTGTTCGCGCTCACCGCCGACCGGCCGCCGCGCCCGGCGCTGATCGAGGATGCCGAGACGGGCCGTGCGATCGCCGTCGAATTGTGGCGGCTGCCCATGGCCAGCCTCGGCAGCTTCCTTGCAGGTATTCCAGCGCCCCTCGGTCTGGGCCGCATCGAACTCGTGGACGGCCGTTCGGTGACCGGTTTCATCTGTGCCGCCGGAGCCCTGCAGTCCCAGGGTGAGGTCATCGAAATCACGACCTACGGCGGTTGGCGTGGCTGGCTGGCATCCCGGACCGGGCAGGAGGCGTGCTGA
- a CDS encoding ABC transporter substrate-binding protein translates to MKRNPSRRACCGLIAILTLVAVSLAGPVLAAQPLKLGVVNWIGYGPLYVADAKGYFKAEGVAVHMVTFSDNATMPSALAGGAIDGAALTYDQVINADAKGRALQVVMPIDYSDGADAIVATQSITKVEQLKGQKVAFNPLSPSAFLLDYALEQNGLKPGDIQPVSMTPDDVPSAMLGGSIKVGVTYEPSVSRIVDHGKGFHVLYSSHQAPGLITDVLVFKKSYIAAHRDQIKAVIKAYLKGLDFMQSHPQEAAAIIGKQLRIDTDQVAAQLKGVKNLPLDQMPATFAPGSSSQSFYVSGKVISQVLLRKKQIESAPKIADTIDPSIVQSLSN, encoded by the coding sequence ATGAAACGGAACCCATCGCGCCGTGCTTGTTGCGGCCTTATTGCCATCCTCACACTGGTCGCCGTGTCGCTGGCCGGACCGGTGCTGGCGGCGCAACCGCTCAAGCTTGGCGTGGTCAACTGGATCGGCTACGGGCCGCTCTACGTGGCCGATGCCAAGGGCTATTTCAAGGCCGAGGGCGTGGCGGTGCATATGGTCACCTTCAGCGATAACGCCACCATGCCGTCGGCGCTGGCGGGCGGGGCCATTGACGGCGCCGCGCTGACCTACGACCAGGTCATCAACGCCGATGCGAAAGGCCGTGCGCTGCAGGTCGTGATGCCGATCGACTACTCGGACGGCGCCGATGCCATCGTCGCGACCCAGTCGATCACCAAGGTCGAGCAGCTCAAGGGCCAGAAGGTGGCGTTCAATCCGTTGTCGCCGTCGGCTTTTCTGCTCGACTACGCGCTGGAACAGAACGGGCTCAAGCCGGGCGATATCCAGCCTGTGTCGATGACGCCCGACGATGTACCCAGCGCCATGCTGGGCGGATCGATCAAGGTCGGCGTGACCTACGAGCCCAGCGTGTCGCGCATCGTCGATCACGGCAAGGGCTTCCATGTGCTGTATTCCTCGCATCAGGCCCCGGGCCTGATCACCGATGTGCTCGTGTTCAAGAAAAGCTACATCGCTGCGCATCGCGATCAGATCAAGGCCGTGATTAAGGCATATCTCAAGGGCCTGGATTTCATGCAATCGCACCCGCAGGAAGCAGCGGCCATCATCGGCAAGCAGCTGCGTATCGATACCGATCAGGTGGCTGCCCAACTCAAGGGCGTCAAGAACCTGCCACTGGACCAGATGCCGGCGACCTTCGCTCCGGGCTCCAGCAGCCAGTCGTTCTATGTCAGCGGCAAGGTCATCAGCCAGGTTCTGCTGCGCAAGAAGCAGATCGAGTCTGCGCCCAAGATCGCGGACACGATCGATCCGAGCATCGTGCAGTCGCTGTCCAACTGA
- the uca gene encoding urea carboxylase: protein MFNKVLIANRGAIATRIQRSLRAAGIGSVAVYAEADRDAPFVQTADEAYSLGAGSAAETYLDRDKLLDIAASAGAGAIHPGYGFLSENEDFIAACEDAGLVFLGPTAEQVRAFGLKHEARRLAEAAGVPLVPGSGLLHDVETAQREAARVGYPVMLKSTAGGGGIGMQVCEDEAGLVGAFESVRGLGQRNFGDAGVFVEAYIARARHLEVQIFGDGQGTVIALGERDCSTQRRNQKVIEECPAPALNEVVRRELHATAIALGESVNYRSAGTVEFIYDAAREAFFFLEVNTRLQVEHGVTEAVWSVDIIDWMLRLGAGEALDLAALTRDLTPTGHAIQARLYAEDPHHDFRPSAGLLTAVEFPEAGDLRIDHSIEAGLEVSPLFDPMLAKVIVHRTDRDSARARLAEVLDASRVYGIETNLSWLAHVLRDTRFAAADIHTRWLGALDWAPPTFEVLDAGPLTTIQDLPGRLGHWDVGVPPSGPFDDFSFALGNRLLGNPADAAGLEITLAGPTLRFNRATQVVLAGAAIEAHLDGAEVETWQVIDVPAGATLALGRVQGGARCNLLIAGGIDCPRYLGSRSTFTLGQFGGHAGRALRTGDTLPLTAVDPVPARRLAPELRPVFGAPGEGTRHWDVAVLYGPHGAPDFFTEADIDTIFGHDWEVHFNSSRTGIRLIGPRPEWARETGGEAGLHPSNIHDNAYAFGTLDFTGDMPVILGPDGPSLGGFVCPATTVRAERWKLGQLAAGDTVRFVPVSLETARALEARQRAVIDTLAAAAEPKRVVDRGTPILRELDAATAGEKLVYRRAGDDFLLIEFGEMTLDIALRFRAHAWMLWLQAHPIEGRAELTPGIRSLQIHYDPNRLTLPALLAHLEAAERELREVEDLEVESRLVHLPLSWDDPACREAIEKYQRSVRPDAPWCPSNLDFIRRINGLDSEAEIRDILFNARYLVMGLGDVYLGAPVATPLDPRQRLVTTKYNPARTWTAENSVGIGGAYLCVYGMEGPGGYQFVGRTLQMWNRYRETRHFNKPWLLRFFDQLSFYEVTHDELMAIRTEFLHGRFDLETETVRFSLAEYERNLAGTEEAITAFQEKREAAFAEEMARWRANGQFTFEDHVPETSETAELAAHEAAVDSPVAGSLWKLKVALGDEVAEGQVVALVESMKMEVEIVARGPGRIARLPIAEGGAVTAGQPVVILDANTEASA from the coding sequence ATGTTCAACAAAGTTCTGATTGCCAACCGTGGTGCCATCGCCACCCGCATCCAGCGCAGCCTGCGCGCGGCCGGCATCGGCTCGGTCGCGGTCTATGCCGAGGCCGACCGCGATGCGCCGTTCGTGCAAACGGCCGACGAGGCCTACTCGCTCGGCGCGGGCAGCGCCGCCGAAACCTATCTCGATCGCGACAAACTGCTCGACATTGCGGCCTCGGCCGGCGCCGGGGCGATTCATCCGGGCTATGGATTTCTGTCGGAAAACGAAGACTTCATTGCGGCCTGCGAAGACGCGGGTCTGGTCTTCCTTGGCCCCACCGCCGAGCAGGTCCGCGCTTTCGGCCTCAAGCACGAGGCGCGCCGCCTGGCCGAAGCCGCGGGCGTGCCTCTGGTGCCGGGTTCGGGGCTGCTGCACGATGTTGAGACAGCCCAACGCGAAGCGGCCCGAGTCGGCTATCCGGTCATGCTCAAGTCCACGGCCGGTGGCGGCGGGATCGGCATGCAGGTCTGCGAAGACGAGGCCGGGCTGGTAGGGGCCTTTGAGTCGGTCCGCGGCCTCGGGCAGCGCAATTTCGGCGATGCCGGGGTATTCGTCGAGGCCTATATCGCCCGGGCGCGGCATCTGGAAGTCCAGATATTCGGCGACGGGCAGGGCACGGTCATCGCCCTCGGCGAGCGCGATTGTTCCACCCAGCGCCGCAATCAGAAAGTGATCGAGGAATGTCCGGCGCCGGCCTTGAACGAGGTTGTACGCCGCGAGCTGCATGCCACGGCCATCGCCCTCGGCGAGTCGGTAAACTATCGTAGCGCCGGCACCGTGGAGTTCATCTACGATGCGGCCCGCGAGGCCTTCTTTTTCCTCGAGGTCAATACCCGCCTGCAGGTCGAGCACGGCGTCACCGAAGCGGTCTGGAGCGTGGATATCATCGACTGGATGCTGCGGCTCGGCGCTGGCGAGGCCCTCGATCTGGCCGCGCTGACCCGCGATCTGACGCCGACCGGGCATGCCATCCAGGCCCGGCTGTATGCCGAGGATCCGCACCACGATTTTAGGCCCAGCGCCGGCTTGTTGACGGCAGTCGAGTTTCCCGAGGCCGGCGATCTGCGCATCGATCATTCGATCGAGGCCGGGCTGGAAGTCTCGCCGCTGTTTGACCCGATGCTGGCCAAGGTGATCGTGCATCGCACCGACCGCGACAGCGCGCGGGCACGGCTGGCCGAGGTGCTGGACGCCAGTCGGGTCTATGGCATCGAAACCAATCTGAGCTGGCTGGCGCATGTGCTGCGCGATACGCGATTCGCCGCGGCGGATATCCATACCCGCTGGCTGGGCGCTCTCGACTGGGCGCCGCCGACGTTTGAAGTGCTCGACGCCGGCCCGCTGACCACGATTCAGGATCTGCCGGGCCGGCTCGGCCACTGGGATGTGGGTGTGCCGCCTTCCGGGCCGTTCGATGATTTCTCATTCGCGCTCGGCAACCGGCTGCTGGGTAATCCAGCCGATGCCGCCGGCCTCGAGATCACGCTTGCCGGGCCGACCCTGCGCTTCAATCGGGCAACCCAGGTCGTGCTGGCCGGAGCGGCTATCGAAGCCCATCTGGACGGCGCCGAAGTCGAGACCTGGCAGGTGATCGATGTGCCGGCCGGCGCCACGCTCGCGCTCGGCCGTGTTCAAGGCGGGGCGCGCTGCAATCTGCTGATTGCGGGCGGCATCGATTGCCCGCGCTATCTCGGCTCGCGATCCACCTTCACCCTCGGCCAGTTCGGCGGTCACGCGGGGCGTGCCCTGCGTACCGGCGATACCCTGCCGTTGACGGCGGTCGATCCGGTGCCGGCCCGCCGCCTCGCCCCGGAACTGCGCCCGGTCTTCGGCGCGCCCGGCGAAGGCACCCGGCACTGGGACGTCGCCGTGCTGTACGGTCCGCACGGCGCGCCGGATTTTTTCACCGAAGCCGATATCGACACGATTTTCGGCCATGACTGGGAAGTGCATTTCAATTCCAGCCGGACCGGTATCCGTCTGATCGGTCCGCGGCCGGAATGGGCGCGCGAGACCGGCGGCGAGGCCGGCCTGCACCCGTCGAACATCCATGACAATGCTTATGCCTTCGGCACCCTCGATTTCACCGGCGACATGCCGGTCATACTCGGGCCCGACGGGCCGTCGCTCGGCGGCTTCGTCTGCCCGGCCACGACCGTGCGCGCCGAGCGCTGGAAACTCGGTCAACTGGCCGCCGGCGATACGGTGCGGTTCGTGCCGGTTTCGCTGGAGACGGCCCGGGCACTCGAGGCACGTCAGCGCGCCGTGATCGATACACTTGCCGCGGCGGCCGAACCGAAGCGAGTCGTCGATCGCGGGACGCCGATACTGCGCGAACTCGATGCCGCTACCGCGGGCGAAAAGCTGGTCTACCGCCGTGCCGGCGACGATTTCCTGCTGATCGAATTCGGCGAGATGACGCTGGATATCGCGCTGCGTTTTCGGGCCCATGCCTGGATGCTTTGGCTGCAGGCACATCCGATCGAGGGTAGGGCCGAACTCACGCCGGGCATCCGTTCGCTGCAGATCCACTACGATCCCAATCGGCTGACGCTGCCGGCGCTGCTGGCCCATCTCGAGGCCGCCGAGCGCGAGTTGCGCGAAGTCGAAGATCTGGAAGTGGAGTCGCGGCTGGTGCATCTGCCGCTGTCCTGGGACGACCCGGCCTGCCGCGAGGCGATCGAGAAATACCAGCGCAGTGTGCGCCCGGATGCGCCCTGGTGCCCCAGCAATCTGGATTTCATCCGGCGCATCAACGGCCTGGACAGCGAGGCCGAGATCCGCGACATCCTGTTCAATGCCCGCTATCTGGTCATGGGCCTGGGCGATGTCTATCTGGGCGCGCCGGTGGCGACCCCGCTGGATCCGCGCCAGCGTCTGGTCACCACCAAATACAACCCGGCCCGGACCTGGACCGCCGAGAACTCGGTGGGTATCGGCGGCGCCTATCTCTGTGTGTACGGCATGGAAGGCCCGGGCGGTTACCAGTTCGTCGGCCGGACTCTGCAGATGTGGAATCGCTATCGCGAGACCCGGCATTTCAACAAGCCCTGGCTGCTGCGCTTCTTCGATCAGCTGTCTTTCTACGAAGTGACGCATGACGAGCTGATGGCGATCCGGACCGAATTCCTGCACGGGCGCTTCGATCTTGAGACCGAAACCGTGCGCTTCTCGCTGGCCGAGTACGAGCGCAATCTGGCCGGCACCGAGGAAGCGATCACGGCCTTCCAGGAAAAACGCGAGGCCGCGTTCGCCGAGGAAATGGCGCGCTGGCGTGCCAACGGCCAGTTCACCTTCGAAGACCACGTCCCCGAGACCAGCGAAACCGCCGAGCTGGCGGCCCACGAAGCAGCCGTCGATAGCCCGGTGGCGGGCAGTTTGTGGAAGCTGAAGGTCGCGCTGGGCGACGAGGTCGCCGAGGGCCAGGTCGTGGCGCTGGTGGAATCCATGAAAATGGAAGTGGAGATCGTGGCCCGCGGCCCCGGCCGGATCGCGCGCCTGCCGATCGCCGAGGGTGGGGCGGTCACGGCCGGCCAGCCGGTGGTAATCCTCGACGCCAACACGGAGGCCTCGGCATGA
- a CDS encoding urea amidolyase associated protein UAAP1, which yields MTSQAIDYETHLPGGQHWSLRLRRGTTLRLTAAEAGANVGLLMYNPENLLERLNLPDTLKCQHSFKLTRGHCLYSDMGRIFASIIEDDLGWHDSVGGNLNAGHMVAKGWQPVSFQAALNDRTQTGHDSFLIELAKYGLGARDLAANLNLFSKVVADDAGQLRYVPDHCPAGAAVTLRFEMDTLVALHTCPHALDPSADYPRRGVDIALGTAPPPDENDICWAHCAENARGFANNRLYHLGAAR from the coding sequence ATGACAAGCCAAGCCATCGATTACGAAACCCATCTGCCGGGCGGTCAGCACTGGTCGCTGCGGCTGCGTCGCGGGACCACCCTGCGGCTGACGGCCGCCGAGGCCGGCGCCAATGTCGGGTTGTTGATGTACAACCCGGAGAACCTGCTGGAACGGCTGAACCTGCCGGACACCCTCAAGTGCCAGCACAGCTTCAAGCTGACCCGCGGCCATTGTCTATATTCCGACATGGGCCGGATATTCGCCTCGATCATCGAAGACGACCTGGGCTGGCACGACAGCGTCGGCGGCAATCTGAATGCCGGGCACATGGTGGCCAAGGGCTGGCAGCCGGTCAGCTTTCAGGCCGCGCTCAACGACCGGACCCAGACCGGCCACGACAGTTTCCTGATCGAGCTGGCCAAATACGGCCTCGGCGCGCGCGATCTGGCGGCCAATCTGAATCTGTTTTCCAAGGTGGTGGCCGACGATGCCGGTCAGTTGCGCTATGTGCCGGATCATTGTCCGGCCGGGGCCGCGGTCACCCTGCGTTTCGAGATGGATACGCTGGTGGCCCTGCACACCTGCCCCCACGCACTCGACCCCAGCGCCGACTATCCCAGGCGCGGCGTGGATATCGCCCTCGGCACCGCGCCGCCGCCGGACGAAAACGATATCTGTTGGGCGCACTGCGCCGAGAACGCCCGCGGTTTTGCCAACAACCGTCTCTATCACCTCGGCGCTGCGCGCTAA